The Pelodiscus sinensis isolate JC-2024 chromosome 30, ASM4963464v1, whole genome shotgun sequence genome has a window encoding:
- the LOC102455110 gene encoding olfactory receptor 6C75-like, translating to MEKAERRNQTIIMEFILLGFGNGPELQPLLFLLFLVIYLVTVAGNILVVLLIVTDKHLHTPMYYLLGNLSWLETCLISTLLPKLLASLLTGDRTISVKGCMVQLYFFGIMSTAESLLLTAMSYDRYLAICQPLRYPVLMNGRVCCQLVAGSWMSSLTTCTTGMVLLLQSTFCRSGEIDHFFCDFSPMLELSCDDSQTLKLLTFIIAIMWTLVPCLLTLASYTCIISNILKIPSTSGRKKAFSTCSSHLIMLTIFYVTVTTVYMVPTANTPKILSKVFSVFYTVLTPLLNPIVYCLRNKEVNESLKKLIFKLVAF from the coding sequence ATGGAGAAAGCAGAAAGAAGAAATCAAACAATCATTATGGAATTCATCCTCTTAGGATTTGGGAACGGCCCTGAACTGCAACCCCTCCTCTTCTTGCTGTTTCTAGTGATCTACCTTGTGACTGTGGCCGGGAATATCCTCGTGGTTCTGCTGATAGTGACCGATAAgcacctccacacccccatgtactattTACTGGGGAACTTGTCCTGGTTGGAGACCTGCCTCATCTCCACTTTGCTGCCCAAACTCCTGGCCAGTCTCCTGACTGGGGACAGAACCATCTCTGTGAAGGGTTGCATGGTACAATTGTATTTCTTCGGTATCATGTCGACCGCAGAGTCTCTGCTGCTCACGGCCATGTCCTACGACCGGTATCTAGCGATCTGCCAGCCCCTCCGTTACCCTGTGCTGATGAACGGCCGGGTGTGTTGCCAGCTAGTGGCGGGGTCCTGGATGAGTAGCTTGACAACATGCACCACGGGGATGGTTTTATTGTTGCAGTCGACATTCTGTCGTTCTGGAGAGattgaccatttcttttgtgatttctCCCCCATGCTAGAGCTGTCCTGTGATGACTCCCAGACTCTGAAACTGTTGACATTTATTATTGCTATCATGTGGACATTGGTGCCCTGTCTCCTGACCCTGGCGTCCTATACTTGTATCATCAGCAACATCTTGAAAATCCCTTCCACTTCTGGCAggaaaaaggccttttccacctgctcctctcaCCTCATTATGCTCACCATTTTCTATGTGACCGTGACTACGGTCTATATGGTTCCCACAGCCAACACTCCCAAGATCCTAAGCAAAGTATTCTCTGTCTTCTACACGGTCCTGACTCCCCTGCTCAACCCTATTGTGTACTGCCTGCGAAACAAGGAGGTGAACGAATCCCTGAAGAAACTAATTTTTAAGCTGGTTGCTTTCTGA
- the LOC142821308 gene encoding olfactory receptor 2AP1-like gives MAFTERGNLTSITEFILFGFGDLPGLRLLLFLFFQVIYAVTVVGNLFIVVLVVADRHLHTPMYFFLVNLSCLEICYSSAILPRLLASLLTGDRTISVSGCMTQFYFVSIFGATECYLLAAMCYDRYLAICKPLHYGACMNGGLCLQLATGSWLSGLLAGTVPMSFMSQLFFCGPNKIDHFFCESTQIMNFCCGDTSQLELLITIVAAVCTLPPFAFTLTTYVCIISTILRIPSATGRQKAFSTCSSHLIVVTIYYGTLIVVYLLPKTNPLRELNKVFSLFYTVLTPLANPFIYSLRNQEVKEAQRKIVRKYLDFKRSQKPLFF, from the coding sequence ATGGCTTTCACGGAACGGGGAAATCTCACGTCCATCACAGAATTTATCCTCTTCGGATTTGGTGATCTCCCGGGACTGCGCTTGCTTCTCTTCCTGTTCTTTCAAGTGATCTACGCAGTGACGGTGGTCGGGAACCTCTTCATCGTTGTGTTGGTGGTGGCCGATCGgcacctccacacccccatgtacttcttcctggtgaATTTATCCTGCTTGGAGATCTGCTACAGCTCCGCcatcctgccccggctgctggccagtctcctgaCGGGGGACAGGACCATCTCTGTCAGTGGTTGCATGacacagttttattttgttagtATCTTTGGAGCTACAGAATGTTATCTCTTAGCGGCCATGTGCTACGACCGGTATTTAGCAATATGCAAACCCCTGCATTACGGAGCCTGTATGAACGGTGGGTTATGCCTCCAGCTAGCAACTGGGTCTTGGCTAAGTGGGCTTCTAGCAGGCACTGTACCTATGTCCTTCATGTCACAACTATTTTTCTGTGGTCCCAATAAAATCGATCATTTCTTCTGTGAATCCACCCAAATAATGAATTTCTGCTGCGGTGACACCTCCCAGCTAGAGCTTCTAATTACCATTGTGGCTGCTGTCTGCACTCTGCCACCGTTTGCATTCACCCTCACGACCTACGTGTgcatcatctccaccatcctgaGGATCCCGTCCGccaccgggaggcaaaaggccttttccacctgctcctcccacctcatcgtgGTGACCATCTACTATGGGACCCTGATCGTCGTGTACCTGCTCCCGAAAACCAACCCGCTGCGAGAGCTGAACAAAGTCTTCTCTCTCTTCTACACAGTCCTGACGCCCCTGGCCAACCCcttcatctacagcctgaggaaccaAGAGGTCAAGGAGGCTCAGAGAAAAATCGTCCGTAAATATCTGGATTTCAAGAGAAGTCAAAAACCTCTCTTTTTCTGA